The Ooceraea biroi isolate clonal line C1 chromosome 3, Obir_v5.4, whole genome shotgun sequence genome contains the following window.
AGTACCTAAAATtccatgaaaaattattttaattctatctatatattttctgtaatatcaatcaaaattaccatcatttgtaataaaatactagcaattataatgataattaaaataatagtaataacaattaaaatgtttctgAGCAATAAAACTAACCATCGTTATAAGAAGAGCATTCAATATCGCATCCGCAGAAGCAagcattaataattgaaagagcTGGTTAAGCATGACAAATTCGTGTACGAATTGCCTGTTACTATCAAATGGCAAATTCATCTTTATAAGAAGCGATCGCTCGGAACTTTCGTTGCTGAAGATATTAGTAGCAAGGATGACGATTGAGTATGCAAGCACAGACCCCGAGTAGATAACCACTAGTGTATTGGAAAAGTAACGTGACAAATTTGCTTTCTTTGCCATTATATGTGCATTGAGGTCGGTATCGATGTTCTTTTTCCAATCCATTGCCATAATTGCTAATAGCTCGTCGAGCGTCCTACCAATGTTTATTGGTTCATTGGTACACAATGatcataaaaagtaaattaatttttaagagtCCTAGTATGCATACGAGAGTATGCGGAAATTTATTTACTAGAGctatataatatgaattttatgcACACACTgcatttctaaatattaattaaaatttctcgattttaatatcttttagtTTCTTTTCCAACTGTACTTTTACAAAAACGCCGAAGATTATTTAGCATTAAATAAAGCTTATTGGAGTCATCTTatgcacaaataaaaaaacttatttaaagTTCTTATAGAATATTTGTGTTGcactattatatatcttaccGTTGATTGAGCCAGAAAATGACGAGTTTACAAAACACTAATATATTAACTACAAACACACTAAAGGTTTCCATCAATTCGGGAAGATCAGTATCTTGTAAATACTTGATAATATATtggaaagataaaataattgtgatACTAAACGAAAATGTCCAATACAGTTTACAGAACGGAGCGTATGGTGAGCCTGTCCAGAGGCCACAGATGCGAAGTAGAATTTCTACCGAACGGTTAATAGCGCCTATAGTTTCCATATTTCTCTGCTTCTCTTGCCTGTTTgtactattatttttctattgcctttattgaaaagaagcacaCGTTGAAACTACGATACGTCGTGAGTACTACGTTAGCGGATAATTTAATCGTTTGATATGCAGCACTAAATATTTCTGTACAAACTGAAAGATCTTCGCAGAAGACGCATCGAACAAACCTTCCCTTTCACAACCAATAGGAggttttcattaaatatttgcgtGGAAATCCACGCGTAATATATAGTATCATGCTTACAgcgaaaaacaaaattacaagAAAGAAAACGTGCTACCGAATCAATAATCACGCAGATAATATAGTAATCTACCAGCGAGCGATttgctttaaaaattcaaagtaGCGTGCGTAAGCGCAATACGCGAATGCACCTGAGATATCATATTCATCGCGATGActataagaaaaatgtttgatCTTTCACGCAAAGCgtttttcgagagaaaattcACGAATAATTCTgttgaagaaaaatttttttctgtattgtACGAACATTGTGCTTTTCCGTTTTAATATCACAAGAAATCGCGGAATATGCAAGTGGGTATTACGCTCAAAGTTGTGCATTATAGTTCCGACAAACTGAAAATGTGAAGACTAAGAGAGAATCGGGGAAAGGGaaggaaaaggaaattatttcaagaaataaaaCAGTTCTTCGGTATTATTATTGAGCAAgagatatcattatttttgttccggaaatggaaatgaaaagcaaaacaaaaaatatatattacaataaatattattgtctTATTATAAGATGgacaggaaaaaagaaagcgagaaagaagaTAAACTACTTGAAAGAaggtaaaataatgtaaaaagcgCAAATTTGTTGTACTAATTTGTTGTGCGGATAACTTAAAAATTCActtctaaatatttaattacaacttTCCTCAAAACtaattattaactaattatggcaaatttcttttttaggaTATGGCCATTAATACCGATATATAGGACGCCGATGCCTTTATGacctattatataacaaaaaaggAATTTCATAAAGAATAGAAAGATATTTCTTTACAATACAAATACAAGTAAAGCAGACTGAAATCGCTTTAACGTAAATAATTTgtcaagatatattttattaataagataGAGTAAGTTTAGCGacagtaatatatttatattatttaaatctaatttataagaaaaagatatatactTACGCTAGTAAAACGTTCCAGCGAAAGGTCCATAATCTTTCCAATCGTAATTGTTAGTCGTTTTTGTGATCTTATTATCAAAAATGATATCGTTCGGCTTTCATTCACAGTCATATTATACCAAAGGGATCTGTAAGCTGCGTCCGCAATGTGTTGACTCTGCAtcgaaaaaagagaggaagagaaagagagagagagagaaggggagaagttatcgattattttttatatacatctGCAATTACACGTTAAAGCGCAAAGAGGTATTCAAATTAAGAAGATGCACGCAAATGGaagttttatcattaattcgTACGTAAT
Protein-coding sequences here:
- the LOC105277152 gene encoding odorant receptor 4-like isoform X2; protein product: METIGAINRSVEILLRICGLWTGSPYAPFCKLYWTFSFSITIILSFQYIIKYLQDTDLPELMETFSVFVVNILVFCKLVIFWLNQRTLDELLAIMAMDWKKNIDTDLNAHIMAKKANLSRYFSNTLVVIYSGSVLAYSIVILATNIFSNESSERSLLIKMNLPFDSNRQFVHEFVMLNQLFQLLMLASADAILNALLITMVLHASGQIKILCGWLIKIFPKKEKYNLQITMVEKIITRHQDIIAFSKKIEKLYSYIALVQFLSDTLLICGLGFILATAFTFCFAGEYLSTESKTIGDAAYNSLWYESTSKDTQIILFLIMRSQNQLTITIGKITDMSLKRFSDIVKASASYISVLLAMY
- the LOC105277152 gene encoding odorant receptor 4-like isoform X1; amino-acid sequence: METIGAINRSVEILLRICGLWTGSPYAPFCKLYWTFSFSITIILSFQYIIKYLQDTDLPELMETFSVFVVNILVFCKLVIFWLNQRTLDELLAIMAMDWKKNIDTDLNAHIMAKKANLSRYFSNTLVVIYSGSVLAYSIVILATNIFSNESSERSLLIKMNLPFDSNRQFVHEFVMLNQLFQLLMLASADAILNALLITMVLHASGQIKILCGWLIKIFPKKEKYNLQITMVEKIITRHQDIIAFSKKIEKLYSYIALVQFLSDTLLICGLGFILATSIGKPNTWVILIKTCLFYFSMNLEAFTFCFAGEYLSTESKTIGDAAYNSLWYESTSKDTQIILFLIMRSQNQLTITIGKITDMSLKRFSDIVKASASYISVLLAMY